One stretch of Diorhabda carinulata isolate Delta chromosome 5, icDioCari1.1, whole genome shotgun sequence DNA includes these proteins:
- the LOC130894564 gene encoding putative E3 ubiquitin-protein ligase UBR7, whose product MSEENVTETNADMDTEGDPVTMTLNDVLELEDELIENTAAVLGAANDKICSYVEGYIKRQALYSCLTCIPEAKEDPETGAGVCLACSFHCHDGHDLVELYTKRNFRCDCGNSKFSNVVCNLFEDKSLVNDLNAYNQNFSGLYCVCHRPFPDIEDPVPDEMIQCIICEDWYHTRHLGTELPSVNFAEMICEACVTKHEFLLHYDAHSTSKSGSEDVNVDVTATEVKSNDSEKEDKESEDGAYCKKPKEKSTKVCAKFWPEVNWRKQLCTCDECLKMYENEDVAFLLDSEDPVHLYEEKGKAKVQEIVESHDKQFMNSMNRTQLIHCIEGYNDLKENLADFLKKFAEDKKIVREEDVREFFDEMNARKKPKIDVPHFCR is encoded by the exons ATGTCAGAAGAGAACGTTACTGAAACCAATGCCGATATGGACACAGAAGGAGATCCAGTAACAATGACGTTAAACGATGTGCTCGAACTAGAAGATGAGTTGATTGAAAACACAGCTGCTGTTTTGGGGGCTGCTAACGATAAAATTTGCTCGTATGTAGAg GGGTATATTAAGAGACAAGCCCTATACTCATGTTTAACGTGCATTCCAGAAGCAAAAGAAGACCCCGAAACAGGAGCAGGAGTTTGTTTGGCTTGCAGTTTCCATTGCCACGACGGTCACGATTTAGTCGAATTATACACTAAACGAAATTTTCGTTGCGACTGTGGAAATAGCAAATTTTCAAACGTAGTTTGCAATCTTTTCGAAGATAAAAGTTTAGTAAACGATCTGAACgcatataatcaaaatttttccgGATTGTATTGCGTTTGTCATCGTCCATTTCCTGATATAGAAGATCCGGTTCCAGATGAGATGATTCAATGTATTATTTGCGAAGATTGGTACCACACTAGACATCTGGGAACCGAATTGCCGTCTGTCAATTTCGCTG aAATGATTTGCGAGGCTTGCGTTACTAAACACGAGTTCTTACTGCACTATGATGCCCATTCTACTAGTAAATCTGGTTCTGAGGATGTTAATGTTGATGTTACTGCAACTGAGGTGAAATCTAATGATTCCGAGAAGGAAGATAAAGAATCTGAAGATGGTGCGTATTGTAAGAAACCTAAAGAGAAGTCCACAAAAGTTTGTGCTAAATTTTGGCCTGAG GTAAATTGGCGTAAACAGTTGTGCACCTGCGACGAATGTCTGAAAATGTACGAAAACGAAGACGTCGCCTTTCTGTTGGATTCCGAAGATCCGGTACATTTGTACGAAGAAAAAGGGAAAGCTAAAGTACAAGAAATAGTGGAAAGTCACGATAAACAATTCATGAATTCGATGAATCGCACCCAATTGATACATTGCATCGAGGGTTACAACGATCTCAAGGAAAATCTGGcggattttttaaaaaaattcgcagAAGATAAAAAGATCGTTCGAGAAGAGG